The DNA sequence ACCTCGATATCGCTCCAGTGCACCCGGTCGTCGTGGGCGCGAACGCGGGCGCGAGCCGTGAGGCCACCGGCCGGCACCTCTCCGAGGAACCGCGCTTGGAGGGAGACGGTGGCCCCGGTGCCCGACGGACGGGCCAGCGTCCACGGCACGCTCGTGCCGGCCACGTCGATCAGGGTCAGCACCGCGCCCACGTGGATGCGGCCGTTCGCGTCCAGGTTCCGCTCGGCAGGCGGCATGGTCACCTCGAACTCGCCGCGGCCCACTCCCCCTACCCGCAGGCCGCGGTCCAGCAGGAACGGCATCGTGCCCAGCGCACGGGAGAAGTCGCCGGGATCGGGGGCCAGGGGCGTGGCGGGGGACGCGTTGCCGCGACCCGCGCGCTCGGCGGAGAGGGTGCCGCCGGCTACGGCGACCACCTGCCCGTCCGCG is a window from the Saccharothrix saharensis genome containing:
- a CDS encoding PaaI family thioesterase, translated to MADALTTWFTESPFSRDLGVVRRADGRVAISSNRAQVAGDVLHGGAVAALAALAAQGTDPEVRSTNTSLQIDYVRAARGDGFSATASTVRRVRELGFHRTTVHDADGQVVAVAGGTLSAERAGRGNASPATPLAPDPGDFSRALGTMPFLLDRGLRVGGVGRGEFEVTMPPAERNLDANGRIHVGAVLTLIDVAGTSVPWTLARPSGTGATVSLQARFLGEVPAGGLTARARVRAHDDRVHWSDIEVFAAEERELCALGSVVYRFA